The genome window GGAAGGCAGGCACACTCCAATGCCTGACCGATGGCTCGCTTTCTTGCAACTCACCCGCCTGGTCGCCTGATGGGCAAACAATCGCATTTCTGGCCGCCCTCAAATTGCGCTCCGGCGGCCATGTCGATGTCTACACGATTGCAGCGAATGCGCAAGAAAGCGCCGCCACATGCCTGACTAAGGAGTTCGAGGGCAGTTTCCAGGACTGGACGAACAGCGATATGGGCGACGAGCATCTTTCCCCCGCCCCGGCCTGGTCGTCCGATGGCAAAACGCTCTATGAACTGGCCTCGCACCGCGGAGCCACCCGCATTTTCGCCATACCCATCGAAGGAACTGGCGCACATCCTGCCACGCTGACTCCCGGCGAAGTGCATGTGCGAGACTTTAGCGCCGATAAATCCGCCGGTAGACTGGCAATGCTGGTCGGCAGTCCAACCAGAGCGCCTGAAATCTATGTGCGTTCAACCGCTTCCAACGGTGAACTGCGCCGTCTGACAGGCTTCAACGATGAACTGTTCAATTCTCTGGCGCTCGCAACGCCTGAGTATATGTCATATACCGGAGCCGAAGGTTGGCCCATGGACGGCTGGATTCTCAAACCACGCAATTTCGACCCCTCGAAGAAATATCCGCTGATCGTGGAAATTCATGGCGGGCCTGCAACGCAGTATGGCTATGGCTTCTTCCATGAGATGCAGGTGCTGGTCGCTGCCGGTTACGTTGTCCTCTACACCAACCCGCGCGGCAGCATCGGCTATGGGCGCGACTTCTCGCTGGCAGTACGAGGGGCCTGGGGCGAAAAAGACTCACTGGATATCATGGCCGGGGTGGACGCGCTATTGCAGAAGGGCTACATCGACGAGCAGCGCATGGGCGTCACAGGCGGCAGCTACGGCGGATTCATGACGAACTGGCTCATAGGTCACACAGACCGCTTCAAGGCGGCAGTCACCCAGCGCAGTGTCGTCAACCTGGCATCCGACTTCGGCTCCTGCGACTTCGGCTGGACATTCGCCGATGACGAGCTGGAAACAACCCCCTGGGATGACCTGGATGCCTACATGCACATGTCGCCCATCAAGTATGTGAAGCAGATGCATACGCCCCTGTTGATCTTGCACAGCGAGCAGGACCTGCGCTGCAACATCGAGCAGGCTGAGCAACTTTTCGCGGCCCTGAAATACCTCGGACGCGAAGTGCTATTTGTGCGCTTCGAGGGCCAGAGCCACGGCCTTTCTCGCGGCGGCCATCCAAAACTCCGCGTCAGGCGGCTGGAGCTTATCCTGGACTGGTTTGAAAAGTACCTGAAGTAATCTGATGCCTCCATTTGAATACTCGAAACACCTGGGCCTGATTTCACCCGATCAGTTCCAGGCAGCATGGAATCGGTTCGGTTTGGGGAGATTTCTCCACGCCGAACCGATTCCATGTGGCCTATTTGGACAGAATGTCTTTCTGACCAGTACAGAGGGTACCTGTTCAATATCTGGGACTATTTTCAGCGTAACGGTAATCTACCCTGGGATGAGAACTTAACGCTTTGCGAGTGGGCGAGTACATATATCTTTTGCCTCGACCTCTTACTGCCCTAAAAATACTGAGGTTCATTATGCTTGCAGCATCCCGATCTTGTCGCTTCCTGCTTCGGTGAACCAGAATGTGTTGTTGCTTCCCTCTACAAGCCCCAACGGCAAACTGCTGGGTGTGGGAATGGTGTAGTAGGTAAATCGCCCGGTCGCGGGATCAAGACGCGCAAGCACATTTTGAGCAGAAACCGTCATCCAGACGTTGCCCGTGTTTGAGTCGGCCAGCACTCCATAGAGTCCACCCGAACCACTGCCTGAGCCGCTTACCGTTGGCGCATCATATGTCTTGAACTGGCCGGTCGCTGAATCGAGGCTCAAGAGCATGGAATTGAAGGTCGTGATCCAGAGCAGGCCGTGAGAGCCGCTCGTAATCTCCATAATCGCGGTATCTTTCGCTGTTGAAACGGTAAAAAATTGCATCTGACCTGTTGAAGGATCGAGGCGACCAACGCGGTTTTGACCAGATTCCGTGAACCAGACTATGCCCTGTGAATCGACTGTGATTCCATATGGATCGATTGTCTGGATGTTTTGCTTCGTAGCAAGGGGATATTGCCGAATGGAACCGTTGCCTGCATCGAGCCGCCCGATAGCGCCGGCATTCAATTCTGTGAACCAGATGTTTCCATTCTTATCAAGCGCAAGATCATTGGGAGCGCTGGGCAACGTGAGCGTTTTGCCGGCATTGCTGGGATCAGGGACAGTGATCGAAGGCAATTGATAAATCTGGAAACGACCCGTCTTTGGGAAGTAATGTCCAATGTAATCGGCGTATTGCTCTGCGAACCAGATCGTATCATCATCTGCAACTTCCACTCCCATCATGCCTGATTGTCCATGGGGCGGCTTTATCTGCTGGAACTTACCTGTATGCGGGTCAAAAACGGCCAGGAAATTCTTGTTCATTTCGCCGAACCAGATGCGCCCTTCGTGATCGATGGCAGGCCGCATCAGCCCGCTATTGGTTTGTGGCAGTGCATATTCGTGGAAATTTCCTGTAGCCATAACGGCGGGAGTGGCGGCTTGCTGGCTGGAAGCGGTCGGAGAATCGATGGGGCCGGTGGCCGAAGATTGGGTGACAGGGTCTCCACAGGCCGCAAGGAGCAGGGAGAGCAACAGAATGGGAAGAATAGCGGACAAGGCTTTAACATTCCATCGAGGGCGCACCCTGGCGGTCGCCCTGGTCTCTACTGCCCTTTTCATCAGAAATCTCATAGCTATCATTCCTTCAGCAAGACGCTTATATCCGTCCAGCCGTATGCAATCTCC of Ktedonobacteraceae bacterium contains these proteins:
- a CDS encoding S9 family peptidase; its protein translation is MSADLRDITIEDLYQFKFVARPRISPDGQRVAFVVTTIDKRNYEYRSSIWVVAAEGGEAKRFTYGDGNANSPCWSPDGRWLAFVSERKGETTGKSEKGQKDLGKDKPQIWLIPTDGGEARQLTFMQHGASNPVWSPDSKYLLFNAEVGPADEETEDGKPLPKARVIDRLWYRLDGVGFIYERRNHLFLQDINGGEPQQLTDGDWDDSDPAWSPDGSRIAFVSSRRDDRWRLPAPDVYTMTIENGKAGTLQCLTDGSLSCNSPAWSPDGQTIAFLAALKLRSGGHVDVYTIAANAQESAATCLTKEFEGSFQDWTNSDMGDEHLSPAPAWSSDGKTLYELASHRGATRIFAIPIEGTGAHPATLTPGEVHVRDFSADKSAGRLAMLVGSPTRAPEIYVRSTASNGELRRLTGFNDELFNSLALATPEYMSYTGAEGWPMDGWILKPRNFDPSKKYPLIVEIHGGPATQYGYGFFHEMQVLVAAGYVVLYTNPRGSIGYGRDFSLAVRGAWGEKDSLDIMAGVDALLQKGYIDEQRMGVTGGSYGGFMTNWLIGHTDRFKAAVTQRSVVNLASDFGSCDFGWTFADDELETTPWDDLDAYMHMSPIKYVKQMHTPLLILHSEQDLRCNIEQAEQLFAALKYLGREVLFVRFEGQSHGLSRGGHPKLRVRRLELILDWFEKYLK